From a single Stackebrandtia endophytica genomic region:
- a CDS encoding LuxR C-terminal-related transcriptional regulator — translation MRVVVAEDHALLADGLKRLLVAHGFEVVEMVDNGPRLAPALLEHRPDVAVIDVRLPPTFTDEGLRAAIEARSQVPGLPVLVLSQYVEQLYARELMRDRAGGVGYLLKDRVSNIPAFVDALRRVAGGGTAMDPEVVTQLMGSQRSRIDELTPREQEVLNLMAEGRSNSAIAKELFVTDKAVDKHTNNVFRKLGLTQSSDDNRRVLAVLTYLEEQP, via the coding sequence ATGCGGGTTGTCGTCGCCGAAGACCATGCGCTGTTGGCCGACGGGCTGAAACGGCTGCTGGTCGCACACGGTTTCGAAGTGGTGGAGATGGTCGACAACGGGCCCCGCTTGGCGCCGGCTCTTCTGGAGCACCGGCCCGACGTCGCCGTGATCGACGTCCGGTTGCCACCGACGTTCACCGACGAAGGGCTGCGCGCCGCGATCGAAGCCCGCAGCCAGGTTCCGGGGCTGCCGGTCCTCGTGTTGTCTCAGTACGTGGAGCAGTTGTATGCGCGGGAACTGATGCGCGACCGGGCCGGCGGAGTCGGATATCTGCTGAAGGACCGGGTGTCGAACATTCCGGCGTTCGTGGACGCCCTGCGGCGAGTCGCCGGCGGGGGTACCGCGATGGACCCGGAGGTCGTGACCCAGTTGATGGGCAGCCAACGATCCCGCATCGACGAATTGACGCCTCGCGAACAGGAAGTCTTGAACCTGATGGCCGAGGGCCGGTCGAACTCCGCGATCGCGAAGGAACTGTTCGTCACGGACAAGGCGGTCGACAAGCACACCAACAACGTGTTCCGCAAGCTGGGGCTGACACAGTCAAGCGACGACAACCGTCGAGTGTTGGCAGTTCTGACCTATTTGGAGGAACAGCCGTAG
- a CDS encoding acyl-CoA dehydrogenase family protein codes for MSHTHEVVNQSPPMVDRNLFTDNVPLVEASTWAQAGFVGQTATELGGLLGQATWADLADRAHRYPPVLRTHDRSGNRVDEVDFHPAWHEFMSLAVSHGVHSSPWRDPQPGAHAARAVLFSLLAQIEPGHGCPMSMTYASVPALTANPELSAQWTPKITAPVYDPGLRPMADKAGVLIGMAMTEKQGGSDVRAGTTTATAVGDGYLLRGHKWFCSAPMSDAFLVLAQAPGGLSCFLLPRVLPDGTRNAIRFQRLKDKLGNRSNASAEPEFEDALAFRVGDEGRGVATIIEMVNHTRLDCVIGSAAGMRQATVEALWHARHRSAFGQRLWDQPLMRQVLADLCLEVEAATVTMMRLAAAYDDPQQAGFRRLATAVAKYWVCKRGAGHAAEALEALGGNGYIEEFPLARRYREQPLMSIWEGSGNVVCLDVLRAIATNPATIEAFMAEVELASGVDARLDRLSASLRRRLGGPIDQSAARRLTEDLALALQASLLWRYSPESVAAAFSAARLGGDRGLTYGDLPDGVDVVGIMSRHLPE; via the coding sequence GTGAGTCACACCCACGAAGTCGTTAACCAATCTCCGCCGATGGTTGACCGCAACCTGTTCACCGACAACGTTCCGCTGGTGGAGGCGTCGACATGGGCGCAGGCCGGATTCGTCGGTCAGACGGCAACCGAACTGGGCGGCTTGCTGGGGCAGGCGACATGGGCGGATCTGGCCGACCGGGCGCACCGCTATCCACCGGTGCTTCGAACCCATGACCGCTCCGGCAACCGTGTGGACGAGGTGGACTTCCATCCGGCGTGGCACGAGTTCATGTCGTTGGCGGTGTCGCACGGGGTCCACAGCTCCCCGTGGCGCGATCCCCAGCCGGGCGCACACGCGGCGCGAGCGGTGTTGTTCTCACTGTTGGCACAGATCGAACCCGGACACGGCTGTCCCATGTCGATGACCTACGCCTCGGTGCCGGCGTTGACGGCGAACCCCGAGCTGTCGGCGCAGTGGACTCCGAAGATCACCGCACCCGTGTACGACCCCGGTTTGAGGCCGATGGCCGACAAAGCCGGTGTCCTCATCGGTATGGCCATGACCGAGAAACAGGGCGGCTCGGATGTCCGCGCCGGAACCACCACCGCGACGGCCGTCGGCGATGGATATCTGTTGCGTGGTCACAAGTGGTTCTGTTCGGCGCCGATGAGCGACGCCTTCCTGGTTCTGGCGCAGGCTCCCGGTGGCCTGTCCTGCTTCCTGCTGCCCCGGGTGCTGCCCGACGGCACTCGTAATGCGATCAGGTTTCAGCGGCTGAAGGACAAGCTGGGCAACCGATCCAACGCTTCGGCCGAACCGGAGTTCGAGGATGCGTTGGCGTTTCGGGTCGGCGACGAGGGGCGAGGCGTCGCCACCATCATCGAGATGGTCAACCACACGCGCCTGGACTGTGTCATCGGGTCGGCGGCGGGAATGAGGCAGGCGACAGTCGAAGCGCTGTGGCACGCGCGGCATCGCAGCGCGTTCGGACAGCGGTTGTGGGATCAGCCCCTCATGCGGCAGGTCTTGGCCGATCTGTGTCTGGAGGTCGAGGCCGCCACGGTCACGATGATGAGGCTGGCCGCCGCCTATGACGACCCGCAGCAGGCGGGATTTCGGCGGCTGGCGACCGCGGTGGCGAAATACTGGGTCTGTAAAAGGGGCGCGGGCCATGCTGCGGAGGCTCTGGAGGCGCTGGGCGGCAACGGTTACATCGAGGAGTTCCCGCTGGCTCGTCGCTACCGTGAACAGCCACTCATGTCCATCTGGGAGGGTTCGGGCAACGTCGTTTGCCTCGATGTGTTGCGGGCCATCGCGACAAACCCGGCCACGATAGAGGCGTTCATGGCCGAGGTCGAGCTCGCCTCCGGCGTCGACGCCCGCCTGGATCGCTTGTCGGCATCGTTGCGTCGCCGACTGGGCGGTCCGATCGATCAGTCGGCGGCCCGCCGCCTCACCGAGGACCTCGCGCTGGCGTTGCAGGCGTCTCTGCTGTGGCGGTACAGCCCGGAATCCGTCGCGGCGGCGTTCAGCGCGGCTCGTCTCGGTGGTGACCGGGGATTGACGTACGGGGACCTGCCCGACGGTGTCGACGTCGTCGGAATCATGTCGCGTCACCTACCCGAGTAG
- a CDS encoding DUF4097 family beta strand repeat-containing protein, whose protein sequence is MSSSDPIPRGTRRVLVALLVIVVTCGVVSIIVNQTIGEPSETVRRTKIVDEPVDALTMDIDRGDITVSPATNNRVSLTYTIDYTGAEPPVRSNVADGSLTFWSAGCEDCYVSFDVRVPDQVALDLRVNGGSVNVGGVDGPSKVTTGWGDIEVYDTTGAVEAQTGGGSITVHDVTAEVTATASPGDVTIEDVTGNVDVTSSEGDIDLFGVTGDLTIESGAGSVFGERLDGRRVGVTSDDDQVILKFDSPPDDLTVQAEAGDVELVVPAVESPYLVNATADAEEIDVRIASSPSGRHVITATVGDGTLTIRYG, encoded by the coding sequence ATGTCCAGTTCTGACCCGATACCGCGCGGTACTCGACGAGTGCTGGTGGCGTTGTTGGTGATCGTGGTGACCTGCGGAGTCGTGTCGATCATCGTGAATCAGACCATCGGTGAACCGAGTGAGACGGTTCGGCGCACCAAGATCGTCGACGAACCGGTGGACGCGCTGACGATGGACATCGACCGGGGTGACATCACGGTTTCACCGGCGACGAACAATCGGGTGTCGCTGACCTACACCATCGACTACACCGGGGCGGAACCGCCGGTGCGTAGCAACGTCGCCGACGGCAGTCTGACGTTCTGGTCGGCGGGTTGTGAGGACTGTTATGTCAGCTTCGATGTCCGGGTTCCGGATCAGGTCGCACTCGACCTGCGGGTCAACGGCGGATCGGTCAACGTCGGCGGCGTCGACGGACCGTCCAAGGTCACGACCGGTTGGGGAGACATCGAGGTGTACGACACCACGGGGGCGGTGGAGGCGCAGACCGGGGGCGGTTCGATCACCGTTCACGACGTCACGGCCGAGGTGACCGCCACGGCGTCGCCCGGTGACGTGACGATCGAGGACGTGACCGGAAACGTCGACGTGACCTCCTCCGAGGGTGATATCGACCTGTTCGGGGTCACCGGCGATCTGACGATCGAGTCGGGAGCCGGATCGGTCTTCGGTGAAAGACTGGACGGCAGACGAGTGGGGGTTACCTCGGACGACGACCAGGTGATTTTGAAGTTCGACTCCCCGCCGGATGACCTGACCGTTCAGGCCGAGGCCGGTGACGTCGAGTTGGTCGTTCCCGCGGTGGAATCGCCGTATCTGGTCAACGCGACGGCAGACGCGGAGGAGATCGATGTGCGGATAGCTTCGTCACCTTCCGGCCGCCATGTCATCACCGCGACGGTCGGTGACGGTACTCTCACCATTCGGTATGGGTGA
- a CDS encoding DUF4097 family beta strand repeat-containing protein encodes MSETIESGARGRKILLLVIGGILVVGLVAAGLMLTRSLNPEVEEQSATYDEPITRLSMESLSGDVTVVAAEGDTIKVERTVKWSGDKPHSKEVVSGGDLTITTEGCEDRLWISRCEIDYRIEVPPTVELDLRTHSGDLAITGTTAAIDATASSGDLTIVDATGSLDLTTYSGDVTASGIDSPEVTVDVASGDLELSGVTEALTVLAHSGEVTATDLVAPVVSLEVSSGSVELGFVEAPVDVQVNTGSGSVDIAVPDDQTAYLVDAVVHSGKQRVSVDIGGTDHHIGGEVSSGDFTVRYA; translated from the coding sequence ATGTCCGAGACCATCGAATCAGGTGCCCGAGGGCGCAAGATCCTGCTCCTGGTGATCGGGGGGATTCTGGTCGTCGGTTTGGTCGCGGCCGGACTGATGCTCACCCGATCCCTCAATCCCGAAGTCGAGGAACAGAGCGCCACATACGACGAACCGATCACCCGGCTGTCCATGGAGAGCCTCTCGGGGGACGTCACCGTGGTGGCCGCCGAAGGCGACACGATCAAGGTCGAGCGGACCGTCAAATGGTCGGGGGACAAACCGCACTCGAAGGAGGTCGTGAGCGGAGGCGACCTGACGATCACCACCGAGGGCTGCGAGGACCGGCTGTGGATTTCGCGCTGCGAGATCGATTACCGCATCGAGGTCCCGCCGACGGTGGAGCTGGACCTGCGCACTCACTCCGGCGACCTCGCCATCACCGGCACCACCGCCGCGATCGACGCCACCGCCTCCTCCGGTGACCTCACCATCGTCGACGCGACCGGCAGCCTCGACCTCACCACGTACTCCGGTGACGTGACCGCCTCCGGCATCGATTCACCCGAGGTGACCGTCGACGTGGCATCGGGCGACCTGGAGTTGTCGGGCGTCACCGAGGCACTCACCGTGTTGGCTCATTCCGGAGAGGTCACGGCGACCGATCTGGTGGCCCCCGTCGTATCGCTGGAGGTCTCCTCCGGCAGCGTCGAACTCGGGTTCGTCGAGGCGCCCGTGGACGTCCAGGTCAACACCGGTTCGGGTTCCGTCGACATCGCCGTACCGGATGACCAGACGGCCTACCTGGTGGATGCCGTCGTCCACTCCGGGAAGCAGAGGGTGTCGGTCGACATCGGCGGCACCGATCACCACATCGGTGGTGAGGTTTCCAGTGGCGACTTCACGGTCCGGTACGCGTAA
- a CDS encoding sensor histidine kinase — protein sequence MPHSTLYSPSFKGQLARRFAHLGVAFGLLALAVVGFAFLVLTLVSVPLVLVSVGIPLTIVVVWLSRGITRAQRAVFRRLFGKRIDNPYRPWPRGHIGLKLLALTKDVTVWRDIAWHAINSTLGFLVYLTAIVLFAASLFYLVYPILWLAWPSVFNTYFGLHIDNFATAMWGLPIAAIAFSLWWWLGDMMLDSYASLATLLLRPTRSVMLKQRVEQLTESRAESVDSSAAELRRIERDLHDGAQARLVALGMSLGMAEGLLESDPVAAGRLLAEARENSGTALVELRNLVRGIHPPVLSDRGLTGAVEALALDHPLPVTVLADLPGRPPAPVESAAYFAIAEVLTNTAKYAKASQVRVMIGYFGYPPREPAVDDDESQLGPRLGIVIRDDGVGGASATEGGGLAGVVRRLSAFDGVVAIDSPVGGPTVITLEIPCLLSPDPSGRPAASGTV from the coding sequence ATGCCCCACTCCACCCTCTACTCGCCGTCCTTCAAAGGGCAGCTGGCTCGCCGGTTCGCGCATTTGGGCGTCGCGTTCGGGCTGTTGGCGTTGGCCGTGGTCGGGTTCGCGTTCCTGGTTCTCACTCTGGTGTCGGTGCCGTTGGTGCTGGTCTCGGTCGGGATTCCGTTGACGATCGTCGTGGTGTGGCTCAGCCGCGGTATCACCCGGGCGCAGCGGGCGGTGTTCCGTCGCCTGTTCGGCAAACGCATCGACAACCCGTATCGGCCGTGGCCTCGCGGGCACATCGGGTTGAAACTGCTCGCGCTCACCAAGGACGTGACGGTATGGCGCGACATCGCCTGGCACGCCATCAACTCCACCCTGGGTTTCCTGGTCTATCTCACCGCGATCGTCCTGTTCGCCGCTTCGCTGTTCTACCTGGTGTATCCGATCCTCTGGTTGGCCTGGCCGTCGGTGTTCAACACCTACTTCGGCCTGCACATCGACAACTTCGCCACCGCGATGTGGGGGCTGCCCATCGCCGCGATCGCCTTCTCGCTGTGGTGGTGGTTGGGCGACATGATGCTCGACTCCTATGCGAGTCTGGCGACGTTGCTGTTGCGGCCGACACGATCGGTGATGTTGAAGCAGCGGGTGGAGCAACTGACGGAGTCGCGGGCCGAGTCGGTCGACTCCTCCGCGGCGGAGCTGCGCCGCATCGAACGTGACCTTCACGATGGGGCGCAAGCGCGGCTGGTCGCGTTGGGTATGAGCCTGGGAATGGCCGAAGGGCTGTTGGAGAGTGACCCGGTGGCGGCCGGGCGACTGTTGGCGGAGGCCCGCGAGAACTCCGGTACCGCGTTGGTCGAGTTGCGTAACCTGGTGCGGGGCATCCACCCGCCGGTACTGTCGGACCGGGGGTTGACCGGCGCCGTCGAAGCGCTCGCCCTCGACCATCCGCTTCCGGTCACCGTGCTGGCCGACCTGCCCGGGCGGCCTCCCGCGCCGGTGGAGTCGGCCGCCTACTTCGCCATCGCCGAGGTGCTGACGAATACCGCCAAGTACGCCAAGGCGAGTCAGGTCCGGGTCATGATCGGCTACTTCGGTTATCCCCCGAGGGAACCGGCTGTCGATGATGACGAGTCGCAGTTGGGCCCGAGGTTGGGAATCGTGATCCGTGACGACGGTGTCGGCGGGGCCAGCGCTACCGAGGGCGGTGGCCTGGCGGGGGTGGTCCGTCGGCTGTCGGCGTTCGACGGGGTCGTCGCGATCGATTCGCCGGTCGGCGGTCCGACCGTCATCACCCTGGAGATCCCGTGTCTGTTGTCACCGGATCCGTCCGGTCGACCTGCGGCCTCCGGCACTGTCTAA